Genomic DNA from Candidatus Methylacidithermus pantelleriae:
TACACCCATCTCAATGTCGACTCGGCTGGCTTCGCTGTGAGGAAGCGCTAGAAACGTTTCAAGCAGGCCGAGCTCGTACATGATTTGAAGCGTAGACGGGTGGCTCGTGTCGCCACAGAAGTCGCGGAGAAAATCGCCGTGCCTCTCCAACACAACGGTCTTGATACCCATGCGTGCTAGCAGGAAGCCGAGCATTATCCCGGCTGGCCCGCCACCGACGATGCAGCAGCGGGATTCCACCGAGGTGTGAATGTAGCACCGCCATCATGCGCGGTAAAAGAGGGTCCGATGAGAGAAACCCGAGATACTGGTTGACACCGAAACCCTTCGATTACAGGGCTTTTGGGTCGATCGGCTGCCAGCAGCAGGTGTTCCTGTTGGTCGCCATTGCAAAAGCGATGACGATTCCCAACTTTACCTTCACTCCTGGGTGTGTTGGAAAAACACCATCAACCCTGCACGCTGATCCGATCTTCCTAGCTGCATCCGTCTTTTGCTGCGGCCTCTAGGAATAGCGGACGTCCTTTCCCGGCTCCATCTCGAAGTCTAGCTCCAATGCCTCATGGCGGTGGGTTTCCAGTACCTGGCGCTCGAATTGAACGTAGATGGCACTTTCGCGAATCACGGAAAGCTTCTGCATATCGTCCGTGTCAAAAGAATAAAAAAAGCCGTACGGATTGCGGAGACTGTCGATCCGTTTTCCTACACGCAAATTGAGCACTTCCGGAATCTTAAGAAGCCGGATCCGGGTCTCGACCATGAGGTTCTCCAGCACCTCGTTGGAAACTGGCTCAAGAAAACGGACAAGACAGATATGGTGAACCATAAGCTTTTTTGTCTTAGAAGGCCTAACTTGAAAAGCTTCTCTTGTACCTCGTCAAGAAAGACCCGTGCCGCCGGTGGGCCGCTATTTTTTCCCCAGCACTACTGACGAATTTTTTGCAATAGAAGCTCCTGTTTTTTTTACCTTGGGCGTGAATGAGATCTTGGGCGAGGGCCCTCCCAGCCATTGCCTCTGTTCTGGAATTTCTCAAAGACGACGGCGAGCTTTCCGTTAAGCTTTCTCTTGACAGAAGTGCAACCACTTCCTCACACTGTGGCTCCAATGCTTGGAGGAATGAAAAGAAAGACGGAGTGGATGGCCGCCCCTGCAACCCCTTCAGTCCCACCGGAACCGCCCCGGGGAGAGCTTCCAGAGGTGACCGTACTCAATCCTGGGGCAGAATTCAAAGGGGTTTTGGGTTTTCGGGGTGAGCTTCACTTGAACGGGTGCTTGGAAGGCACGATTGTGTCCGAGGAAGGAACGCTTACCATCGGGGAAGAGGCGATGGTTAAAGCTGAGATCCGCGTCCGGGATGTGACCATCTTCGGAAAGCTTCAAGGCAATGTGGTGGCTCAAAACAAAGTGGATCTCCGGGGAAAGGCCCAGATGTACGGGGACGTGAAGGCAGCACGCTTGCTTATTGACGAGGGTGCTGTCTTTGTGGGGAAAGCAGAAAGCCTTGTGGGTGCTGAAATTCCCAAGCCAGATTTTAGTCAGATGTTTTCGCTTTTGCGTTCGGATCGAAAGGTTAGCTAACGTTTGCTGGGTTTCTGGGAGGAGGGGAGATGGGGGAGGATGGGCCCACCCAAAAAGTGTCGCTTATCTCAGCACTCCAACCCATATGGTACCGGGCAGCAGCCATTGCGAGCGGTTGCCTTCTCCAACTCGGCGCTGACATCCATTGGGAGGGACTGGAGCATATCCCGGAACGGGGGGGTTGTCTTTTAGTTTCCAACCACATTAGTCACTTTGATCCCATTCTTTTGGGTGCTCTGTGTTCCAGGCCTGTGGATTACATGGCCACAGAAGAGTTTTTTCGTGTACCCATCCTGCGTTGGATATTGCGGTCAGTTTACTGTTTCCCAGTGGACCGGCAGAGGATGGACCGGCAGGCGGTTCGAACGGCGTTAGAACGGTTACGGGCCGGGCGAATGGTAGGAATTTTTCCGGAAAAAGGGATCCGTCATGGGTGCCAGTCTATCCTTTTTGATGCTAAACTACCCGACAGCCCCGTAGCGCTGGCTCAACTAGCCGCCGTTCCGATCCTTCCTGCTGCGGTGGTGGGGTCCGATCAGCTCTACGAGCCGACGGCTTGGTTGAAACGGTGCCGGGTGTTTGTGGCTTATGGGGAACCCTTCTATGTGGGTAAGAGGGAGGACCGCCAGAAGGCCACCTGGAAGCTCCAATTGGCCATCAAGTCTCTCTTTCGCGAACTGGGTCGTCGTTACCGGATCGAAGAAAGAGAATACCCGCGCTCGGCCCAGGAGCGTTGGGCTGAGGTGTGCTAAGGGTTGACGGCGGCTGGAGCTTTTGTTTTTCACGTGTTTGAGCCCTGAAGGTTTTCGGGTGGGGGTTCGCGAGGGTTACCAAAAGCTAAACAGTATAAAACAGTATAGGAACCCATAAGGCTGTTCGTCGTATCATCTCCGAATGAAGTTGGGTATGTGGGCCAAGCGGGAGCGTGTTTGGAACAAGGGGGCTTGGCAGATGCGGAAGGAGGGGTGTTTGTCTTTCCCCGCAGAATAGTTGCGGAGCGGGACGGTAATCGTGCATGCGGAGGCGGCATCACCCGATGGAGCGGTGCGCTACGCACGGGTGTGCAAGCGTCGATCAAACAGCGGATGGACGAAGACAATTGGATTGGGTTCTCCGGGTTGGCTCTCGAAGCAACCGTTGCGGATCGTCAAGGCCGTCAGGGAAATGGGCTCCGGGATAAACGGCCATCGTAGAAGGCTCAATTGGGCAGCTACGTGATCCGAAGGCTAGCGTCATCCTGGTCGAGGAGCGCGACCGGCTGATCCGCTTTTGGCTTTGAGTACCTGAAAACAGCATTGGCTGGCTAGAGTTGATCCATCCTGCTGGTGGATCCGAATGAGATGACCGACGGTACATATGCGCGAGCTACACGAAGAGATCGTTCCATTGTGTGCCAGGCTTTGCGAGAAGAAAATCCGCGCAGAAGGGTGCCAACAACGCGCCCGAAGCGAGCGCATGAGAAAGCTCTTTATTTTCCCTTACTAGACGCGGTTGCCGGTGACGATCGAACAAGGGGGACGTTGCTTGCCACCTATGTGACGCTCTATGGTCAGGTGGAGCGGAGTTTTTTCTCTTAGATGCATGCTGGTGTTTCGCTCAGCAAGCTAAAGCGATTTTTCTTGCGGTTTGGCTTGGCCGCCGGAGAGTTCCATGCGCTCCGGATCCGAGCTCGAAGGAAAGATCGCTTCGAGTCGCGAAAAGCGGTCCGAGACCATTGGGGAAGTTAACGAGCCGGATGCGGAGGAGCGGAAACGGTGATCCGCAAGCTCAAGGAAAAGAAGCCAGGATCAAACGTTTTGCAGGAAAAAAGGAGCGGCTGAACCATCCTGCGAACCAGGCGGTACCAGCGCCTGGCCGATCAGGGGTTCGGGCCGGTGGGTCTCTTTTTTGATGCGCGCCGGCTCTTCCCCGTAAAAACTTTTCCTTGGAAGATGACGGGTGCGGCAACCGTTTGGACTGGAAGGAGATTTGGCAGGTGGGCGGAAGAGCCAGTTCGATGTCGCTCGGGTCGAAAGACAAGACTGCCGGGACTCCTCCTTTTTACCCACGCTATCGACAGACGGGAGCCTATCAGCTGCGCTTGCAGGTACCGAACGGATTGGGAGGCTGGCAAACTCGTCCGGAACCGAGAGGGATTTTGCGTTTAAGCTACCGTTTCGTGTGGGACCGGAAGGGGTGGCCGGTATTGGCAAGCGTCAAGGCGCGGATCCGTTTCCCTGGTAAGACGCCGCCGTGCCGGAGCCCGTCGGGATCGACATGAACGAAAATCATCCCGCTCTGCGGGAAACGGACTGCTTTGGCAATCGCTTGAAGATCCGCGGGATCCCGATTGAATCTCCGTGGCAAAAGCGAGGAAGAGGCCAAAGCGCTTTTTAGTGATGCGTGCGAAGGGATCGCTCGGTCCTCCGCCGAATCGGGCAAGGTGCTTGTGATCGAACGATGGGATCTTCGCTAGAGGAAACTCGAGTTGGAGTTAGTGGATCCCGTTCGGGCTTGGTTCGCTCTCTCTTCGTCTAGGGCCAAGGCGATTGCGATGGTGAAGTCGGCTTTTTTGCTGCCGAAGTCGAGGGTATGGAAGCCGATCCGACCCGCATGTTTGTGGCAGAGGCGGTCAACGACGCGCGCGGTGAGGGCAGAAGTTTTTTACCAGGGCGCGGCCTTGTACCATTGCTCGGAGGGGGTTGGGTCTCTCCGACCGCCGGTCGGTGCAGGAGGCAGTCCTGCCTACTGGCAATGGCGGTCATGTCACGCTGGCCTACCCGAGAGGTTTCGGACCAAGCGTGTATGGTCGTTTCTCTGGTGGGGGTTTGGAAGAGAGTCAAAGCGGCGCATGCGGCGCATGCCCGCTCGGGAGGCAATGGAGGGCTTTCCCGCGCCTCTGTCGCGCGAAAAGGCGCGACTGGGCGCTTACCTAGGGGTTGTCGGTGAAACCCCAGCGCGCAAATCGTCGTCAGCGCTCTTCGGCTAGTGTCCCGGACGATCTCTCCTGGTAGGGGAATCGTGGTTTATGGCTTTAGGAACGGTTGGTTACCGGCATCTTTGCCTTTAATAGCGCGGGTATTGGCTAACACCTGGGTCATGAGCGGCGAGCCAGCGCCACGCAAACTCTCGCTAGGACGATTCGAGCGGCACTAGAAACTCCCTTTTCTTGGGAGTGGAAGAGTTCTCTCTGGTTTGACCGAACGGATCCTTAAGGGAGAGGAAAGTTTCGAGTTTACGCCGCTGAGGCTTGGGGAGATTTCTTTTTCCGTTCCTCTTCCAAAAGAGAAAGAGCAGTTTCCACAAAAGCAAGGTGCGCCTTGACCCGGCAACGGATGTCCCACTCGGATGGGGTCTCCATGGTGTAAATCCGAGGGCAGCCCGCGCGGTAAAGATAGACAGCCTCCGGCATCCCGATTTTTAGGAACCGTTTCCAACGCAGGGGGCGCCGAAGAACCCCGGTATCGTGAGGGCGACCCTCGATGCGGGTGCGGCTATCGATTGGACAATGGATTTGGGCGTTTTGTATCAACCGATGTCCCCAGGAGGAGACAGTCGCTGGCGTTTCATAGAGGTAAATCCCGCAGGCGTCGTAATCCTCGTGGAGCAAAAGAGCAAGATCAAAGGGTCCTCGAGCTTGATAAACCTGTCGGAGTGTTTCTACTAAGGGAACATCGTCGCGTAAAAACGATCGGTTCAAATCGATCCCCTCTTCGTTATAGCGCGAATTGTTCCGCAGGCCCCATGGGTTTAAACAGGGGAGGACGGTAAAACAGAATGACTCAACCCATTGTGGAGGGGTTTCCATCCACTGGAGGACAGCTTCCACACCGGCGGGCTCATCGCCGTGGATGCCAGCAGAAAGAAGCACGTTGGGTCGGGTTCTTTCGTTAGAGCCGCTGAGAAAACATTCTACGCCATCTTTTCCGATTCGGTGCAGGAGTTTCCTTTTCCAACCCAGCGCTCTGGCGGCGCGGCCGGCCCTTTGGGAAACCGCTTCGGGATCGTGGAGCAAGCAAAGATCCTGCAGCTTCATGGTGGGTTCGTGTTCCCCTTCCCGTTTTTACGGGAGGGGCCGGTTGTCCTTAGGGTGGGTATTCGCTTCGACATCGAACCAGGTGGCGTAAGCCTCCTCATGAGGAAGCTCCTGCCACGTTTTCTTTTCTTTTCTCAAGCTATTTTCCTTGTGGCGAAAGCGGGCTTCAAAATCATGAAGGCTTTTACGAAGAAGTTCCTCGGCACTGAGCTTGTGGCAAAGGGCGAGACAAACCACGGTCCACAGAAGCTCCCCCAGAACTGTTTCTGCGGTGCAGCCATCCTCGTCGCTCATGGCTTGGAGTTTTTGTACCAACTCCCGCACCCGGTTAACGAGCCAAGAAGGTTCGGGAAAAGAAAGACCCGCTCCGCGAGCTCGCTTGGCTAGTTTCTCGGCTCGCAGAAGCGAAGGGAGGGGTTTGGGAATCCCATCCAGTTCACTGCTCCGGTCCTTTTTTTCCGCCTTTTTGATTTGGTTCCAGCGTTCTACCACTCCCTGGCTGGACAATGGCTCGGGCTGGTCTCCAAAAACGTGGGGATGTCGTCGAAGAATTTTCTGGCACGCTTCTTCGGCAATCTCTTTGAGATCGAATTGGTTTGCTTCGTGGGCCAGCTGGGCATGGAAGGCGATGTGAAGCAAAAGATCCCCAAGCTCTTCCTTTAGGGCCTCGGCTTGGCCACTATCGATTGCCTCGACGGTCTCGTAGCATTCCTCCAAAAGCTGTCCTTTCAGGCTTTGGTGAGTTTGTTCCCGGTCCCAAGGGCATCCTTTCGGTCCTCGGAGGATGCGCAACAACTCTTCGAGGCGTTGGATGGGATCTTGAGGTAGGGTGTTCATGGAAGGGCAATTAATTCGATTTTCGAAGGATCGGCAATCCCTAAGCCATACCGGGCCGCCGTTTCAATGTAACGGGTCCTTGGCCCAAGCGGTGGCAATTTGGCTTCCCTTCGCCAGGTCTCCAGTCGGGCCCGCACGGTGCTGTCAATGGCTACGGGATCCCGGGAGAGATAGATGCCGCCGAGTGGATAGGTGTATTGCGGGGCACATCGAGGCCCTCCTCCATACTGGATCATAAGGCAATCGAGCACATGGAGTACGGTTCGCGTACGGACAAAGTCTTGCGAAAGAATCTCTGGGATAGCGGGGTCCCCCCAGATACCCTCCGAAAGGAATCTGCGGCTATTATCTACTATCCCTAAGGCTAGATCGGCAAGGCATCCCAAAAAGCCGACCGAAGGATGATCCACGAGCACAGGGACGTGAACAATTTTGGTACAAATCTGCGTAGCCAGGCGGGCGTAGAACGAGCGATTACTGGTGCTGGGATCTTCGGAGCTAATACCTCCCGATGCTTCAGCTGGATGTTCAAGCTCCCAGCGCCACTGTCCAGCTGACGGCCGAGTTCCTCGAAATAAAAGATCTCCCCAGATTAGTTTGCCCCACAGTTCGTTCACATAATAGCGATGGGGATCGAACCCAGTTTCGGGGATGACCGAAGCTACACGGCAGCGAAGTTCCGTTGGGGCGGGCAAGTATCCGGAGTTTCTGAGATCGTCCTCGAACTTGTCCCAAACGATAATCTGGGAAGGTGCAAGGCCGCTTTCGATCAGACTATCGACAATCGCACGCACCAAGGCCAACCGGGTTGCCATAAGGGGACCCGCGGTCGTTGAAATCTTAATCCCGACCGTATCCGAAGGTTGAACGCCCAGTGCCTCCCTCCATGCTTGGACCACGCTTTGGGTGTGGCACAAACGCAGAAGTCCTTGACGAAAGAGCGTGCGCACCGCCTCACTGTCGACCTGGAATTGTGAAGCGACTCGTGGGTTTTCTAGGTAGACCACCACACTGCCCGGTTTACCCGTGGCTTGACCATATTGGGTAGGGCAGGCCAAAAAGAAAAGGCCAAGGGCCACTGCGGCCAAGCCAAGCCTGCGGAAGCTGGGTGGGTTTTGAGAAAGGGTTCTGAGAAACCGGTGGCGGTTCATGTCACGGCAAGACTTAAGAAAGATCATCGAAGAGGTGCGAGCCGCCAATGACATCGTGGAAGTGATCGGCGGCTACGTGGCGTTACGCCGCGCCGGTTCCCAGTACAAGGGCTTAAGCCCGTTTACAGCAGAAAAAAATCCTTCCTTCTTTGTGGATCCGGTCAAGCAAGTCTTCAAGTGTTGGTCTAGCGGCCATGGTGGAACGGTCTTCGATTTTATCATGCTTTACGAAAACGTAGATTTTCTGACCGCGTTGCGGCGCTTGGCGGAGCGGGCAGGCATCGATCTTTCCCAGACCCTGGGAGGCTCAGGAAAAGACGGGCAACGCCGGCAGAAACTCTATCACGTGTGCCAAGCCGTCGGAGAATTTTGGGCGCGGCTCCTGCGGGACGATCCCGGGGCCCAGAGTGCGCGAAAGTATCTCGCGGACCGGGGGATCTCTCGCCAGATATGGGAGGAACTGGGATTAGGATTTGCTCCTGATGGCTGGCAGGCAACCCTCGGGTGGGCGCAACAAGAAGGAATGGAGCCCGATCTTTTGGTCGAGGCGGGGCTAGCCATCCGGTCCTCTTCCGGTCGTCCCTACGACCGGTTTCGGAACCGGGTCATTTTTCCGATTCGAGATGAGCAGGGGAGAACGGTTGGGTTTTCCGGAAGGATTTTGCAAGCCCAGCCAGAAACGCCCAAATACATCAACTCGGCAGAAAGCCCGATTTTTTCGAAGGGCAAGATCCTTTTTGGGCTCGATCGGGCAAAGCGGGCGATCGCCCAAGCGGGTTATGCTCTTTTGTGCGAGGGGCCAATGGACTGGGTGCAATGTCACCAGGCCGGGCTTTCCCAGGTGGTAGCTGTCCAAGGGACTTCCTTCACTCAAGAGCAGGCAAACCTGTTGCGCCGGTTTTGCCGCCGTGTGGTTGTCTGCTTTGATGCGGATCCGGCAGGGGAGCGCGCGACAGCCCGCACGTTTGAGCTTCTCCTGTCCTGTGGCTTAGAGGTCGAAATCCTCTGTTTACCGCCGGGCGAGGACCCGGATAGTTTCCTCTGTCGCTATGGGCGTGCGGCCTTTGAGGAAAAAATTGCGCAAGCCGCTCCGTACATTCGCTTTCTATTGGATGTGGTGTGTCGCCGTTTCGATCTCACAGACCCGGGGGGTTGCGCGGAGGCCAGCGGGGAGATCGCCCAGGCTTTGGCGGTCATTCCAGATCCCGTGTATCGCGAAAAGGCCCTTTGGGAAGCTGCAGCCCGTCTAGGGGTTTCCTTTCGTTCGCTGGAACGTCGCGTGGGAGAGGCTGGCGGGACGCGCGAACCCAAGCGCGAGGGACTAGGCGAAGGCCACATTTCCGGATTGGGGCCGGTTCATCCGACCATTCGAGCGTTGGCCTCGCTTTTGCTTGCGCATCCAGAATACGCTGGCATCATCGATCGGGAGCTTTCCCGGGAGATCCTCCAGAGTTTTGTTGGGGGATCGGTGGTTGCTGATCTCGTTGCAGAGGAACTTTCCGGAGACTGGCAAGGGGCTCCTCATTTTTTGGATCGCCTTCCGAAGGGGCCGCTGCAAAGTTGGCTTGCGGGGCTTTTGCTGGATCCTGAACCGATCGATCCGGAGCTTGATCTCCAAAGTTATGCTCGGGGGCTGGCCAATCAGCTCAAAGAGTTGTGGCGGCAACAGCGGATTGAACGCTTGGAACAAGAAATTCGCGCCGGCCAGGGCACGGCGGAGGAAATCCTGGCCAAGACTAGGGAGTTACTTGACCTTCGGAGGGTCAACTGCTAGCTTTGAGTGTCTTGTTCCTTTGGCCTGGAACCCCTTTAGGACCCTATGAAGCGAACCAATCGTCGAACCCAAATGGAACGATCCTCTGAGTCCTTAACTGGAACCGATTACTCTCCCGTCAAGTTGGATCCCTCTAGCTTCTCCCCTAATGGCCTCGACTCTCATAGCTCGTCTTTTTTGTCCCGACAGAAGGGGGGGGTGGGAAAACTTTCCGAATTGTGTGATGGACTCCCTGAAAAGCAGGAAATTCTTCGCCATTTAATTCGCTTGGCCAAGGAGCAGGGCTACCTGACCTCCGACGATGTGAATGAGGCTCTTCCAGAGGGTAAAAACGGGCCGGAGGAAATTGAAGAGATCCTTTCGTTTTTGCACAACCTCGAGATCAAGGTAATTGACCCATCGGAGGTAGATCGGTTCAAGGGATCGGGCCGCATGGACCTGGATCGGGAGGAGGAAAAGGAAACAAAGCTGGACATCCTGGATGATCCGGTACGGATGTACCTCAAGCAGATGGGTCAGGTTCCCCTGTTAACGCGGGAGCAAGAGGTTGAAATTTCCAAAAGGATTGAAGAGGCAGAGCTGACGATGCAAGCGTGCCTTCACCGGTTTGGTTTCATTGCCCAAGAGTATCTTCAGCTTGCCAGCAAGTTGGAACAGGGAAGGGAACGGTTTGATCGAGTGATCCAGGACAAAAAGATTGAAAGCCGTGACCAGTATATGAAGTCCCTCAAAGGACTGACGCGAAAGGTCGAACAGGCTATGCTCGACTTAAACGAGCTGTATCGCAAGGTTTGCCAATTCAAGCCAGGGAGTCGCAACCAGATCAAATGGAGCAGGGAGTTTGAGAAAAGACGAGGAGAACTGGAGAGGCTCTACCCGAAGTTTTACTTTAAACAGAAGGTCATCGAGGATTTCGCCGCGGTGAGCACGGCTCGTTTTGAAGAGCTGTTGCGTTTGGAAGAGGAAAAGAAGCAGCTTGTGGCTGGGCCGCTCTGCGAAGAGAGGAATAAGCGACTAGGGGAAATTGAGTCTCGGATAAAGGAAATGGAGCAGGAAGCCTGGTGTAATGTCGAGGATTTTAAGAAGTATCACAAGGAATTGCGAGAGGCGCTCGACCGCGCGCTAAAAGCCAAGACGGAGATGGTGGAGGCCAATCTTAGGCTCGTCATTTCCATTGCGAAAAAGTACACCAACCGGGGCTTGTCCTTTTTGGACCTGATCCAGGAGGGCAATATGGGGCTTATGAAAGCGGTCGAGAAATTTGAGTATCGCCGCGGCTACAAATTTTCCACCTATGCGACCTGGTGGATTCGCCAGGCGATTACCCGGAGCATTGCGGATCAAGCCCGCACGATTCGGATCCCGGTGCACATGATTGAGACCATTAACAAGCTCATGCGTGTTCAAAAGCAATTGATCCAGGAGCTCGGTCGAGAACCTTCTCCGGAGGAAATCGCCGAGGAAACCCAGCTTCCGGTGGAACGGGTACGGGCGATTCTCCGCATGGCTCAGCATCCGATTTCCTTGCA
This window encodes:
- a CDS encoding bactofilin family protein; this translates as MKRKTEWMAAPATPSVPPEPPRGELPEVTVLNPGAEFKGVLGFRGELHLNGCLEGTIVSEEGTLTIGEEAMVKAEIRVRDVTIFGKLQGNVVAQNKVDLRGKAQMYGDVKAARLLIDEGAVFVGKAESLVGAEIPKPDFSQMFSLLRSDRKVS
- a CDS encoding lysophospholipid acyltransferase family protein; this encodes MGEDGPTQKVSLISALQPIWYRAAAIASGCLLQLGADIHWEGLEHIPERGGCLLVSNHISHFDPILLGALCSRPVDYMATEEFFRVPILRWILRSVYCFPVDRQRMDRQAVRTALERLRAGRMVGIFPEKGIRHGCQSILFDAKLPDSPVALAQLAAVPILPAAVVGSDQLYEPTAWLKRCRVFVAYGEPFYVGKREDRQKATWKLQLAIKSLFRELGRRYRIEEREYPRSAQERWAEVC
- a CDS encoding M14 family metallopeptidase; translated protein: MKLQDLCLLHDPEAVSQRAGRAARALGWKRKLLHRIGKDGVECFLSGSNERTRPNVLLSAGIHGDEPAGVEAVLQWMETPPQWVESFCFTVLPCLNPWGLRNNSRYNEEGIDLNRSFLRDDVPLVETLRQVYQARGPFDLALLLHEDYDACGIYLYETPATVSSWGHRLIQNAQIHCPIDSRTRIEGRPHDTGVLRRPLRWKRFLKIGMPEAVYLYRAGCPRIYTMETPSEWDIRCRVKAHLAFVETALSLLEEERKKKSPQASAA
- the mazG gene encoding nucleoside triphosphate pyrophosphohydrolase, whose amino-acid sequence is MNTLPQDPIQRLEELLRILRGPKGCPWDREQTHQSLKGQLLEECYETVEAIDSGQAEALKEELGDLLLHIAFHAQLAHEANQFDLKEIAEEACQKILRRHPHVFGDQPEPLSSQGVVERWNQIKKAEKKDRSSELDGIPKPLPSLLRAEKLAKRARGAGLSFPEPSWLVNRVRELVQKLQAMSDEDGCTAETVLGELLWTVVCLALCHKLSAEELLRKSLHDFEARFRHKENSLRKEKKTWQELPHEEAYATWFDVEANTHPKDNRPLP
- a CDS encoding DUF362 domain-containing protein produces the protein MIFLKSCRDMNRHRFLRTLSQNPPSFRRLGLAAVALGLFFLACPTQYGQATGKPGSVVVYLENPRVASQFQVDSEAVRTLFRQGLLRLCHTQSVVQAWREALGVQPSDTVGIKISTTAGPLMATRLALVRAIVDSLIESGLAPSQIIVWDKFEDDLRNSGYLPAPTELRCRVASVIPETGFDPHRYYVNELWGKLIWGDLLFRGTRPSAGQWRWELEHPAEASGGISSEDPSTSNRSFYARLATQICTKIVHVPVLVDHPSVGFLGCLADLALGIVDNSRRFLSEGIWGDPAIPEILSQDFVRTRTVLHVLDCLMIQYGGGPRCAPQYTYPLGGIYLSRDPVAIDSTVRARLETWRREAKLPPLGPRTRYIETAARYGLGIADPSKIELIALP
- the dnaG gene encoding DNA primase, which produces MSRQDLRKIIEEVRAANDIVEVIGGYVALRRAGSQYKGLSPFTAEKNPSFFVDPVKQVFKCWSSGHGGTVFDFIMLYENVDFLTALRRLAERAGIDLSQTLGGSGKDGQRRQKLYHVCQAVGEFWARLLRDDPGAQSARKYLADRGISRQIWEELGLGFAPDGWQATLGWAQQEGMEPDLLVEAGLAIRSSSGRPYDRFRNRVIFPIRDEQGRTVGFSGRILQAQPETPKYINSAESPIFSKGKILFGLDRAKRAIAQAGYALLCEGPMDWVQCHQAGLSQVVAVQGTSFTQEQANLLRRFCRRVVVCFDADPAGERATARTFELLLSCGLEVEILCLPPGEDPDSFLCRYGRAAFEEKIAQAAPYIRFLLDVVCRRFDLTDPGGCAEASGEIAQALAVIPDPVYREKALWEAAARLGVSFRSLERRVGEAGGTREPKREGLGEGHISGLGPVHPTIRALASLLLAHPEYAGIIDRELSREILQSFVGGSVVADLVAEELSGDWQGAPHFLDRLPKGPLQSWLAGLLLDPEPIDPELDLQSYARGLANQLKELWRQQRIERLEQEIRAGQGTAEEILAKTRELLDLRRVNC
- the rpoD gene encoding RNA polymerase sigma factor RpoD produces the protein MKRTNRRTQMERSSESLTGTDYSPVKLDPSSFSPNGLDSHSSSFLSRQKGGVGKLSELCDGLPEKQEILRHLIRLAKEQGYLTSDDVNEALPEGKNGPEEIEEILSFLHNLEIKVIDPSEVDRFKGSGRMDLDREEEKETKLDILDDPVRMYLKQMGQVPLLTREQEVEISKRIEEAELTMQACLHRFGFIAQEYLQLASKLEQGRERFDRVIQDKKIESRDQYMKSLKGLTRKVEQAMLDLNELYRKVCQFKPGSRNQIKWSREFEKRRGELERLYPKFYFKQKVIEDFAAVSTARFEELLRLEEEKKQLVAGPLCEERNKRLGEIESRIKEMEQEAWCNVEDFKKYHKELREALDRALKAKTEMVEANLRLVISIAKKYTNRGLSFLDLIQEGNMGLMKAVEKFEYRRGYKFSTYATWWIRQAITRSIADQARTIRIPVHMIETINKLMRVQKQLIQELGREPSPEEIAEETQLPVERVRAILRMAQHPISLQAQVGDSEDTTFGDFIEDKSAENPSEMTAYFLLKEKIRHVLHTLTERERTVIEQRFGLVDGYPRTLEEVGRQFKVTRERIRQIEAKALRKMRHPTRLRHLQGFLDGEHAFCS